The Leucoraja erinacea ecotype New England chromosome 8, Leri_hhj_1, whole genome shotgun sequence nucleotide sequence ctcaaaggaatacagtcctaaccagctcaacctctccctctagctcggttcctggcaagatcctcgtaaatcttctctgcaccttgtcCAGCTTGGAGCCATCCATTCTATTGGACCTTCATCCATCTATGACAATGGAGGGGAGCtagaaggagaggttgagcaggttaggactcaattcctttgagcacaggaggatgagaaccCCTGTCAGTAAAGAGAGAAGGCGTCTAGGATCTCCTGCATGCAGACAATGAAGCCCCACTGACCAGTTGAGTCTACGTGAAGCCCATCTCCCTCTGAAGCAAagacacgctggaattcagaagattgaggtgggatcttatagaaacttacaaaatccttaaggggttggacaggctagatgcaggaagattattcccgatgttggggaagtccagaactaggggtcacagtttaaggataagagggaagtcttttaggaccgagatgagaaaatcattttttacacagaaagtggtgaatctgtggaattatctgccacagaaggtagttgaggccagttcattggctatatttaagagggagttggatgtggcccttgtggctaaagggatcagggggtatggagagaaggcagggatgggatactgagttggatgatcagccatgatcatatcgaatggcggtgcaggctcgaagggccgaatggcctactcctgcacctattttctatgtttctatatagagcTATAATCTTTGCTCTGAAGCCAGGGCAGCAGCTCCCAATGAGAAGGAGAGGGTGGCGCCGTTACAGGGGGTGGCGCCAGCGCCAGCAGGTTGCGGTAGCGGTAGCGGTTGCGGCACCAATCAGACGGCTCGTTGTTCGAGTGAGCGGCGCTTGGTTGGAGACGATTGCAAATGGCGCTGGTGGGCGAGAAGGAGGAGCGGGAGCAGCTGACGGAGGAAATCCCCGAGCTCGATCGGCGGAAAGAGAAGATGGTGGAGATCCTGCAGCGGCGCGACCAGGAGAGGCAGCAAGGCGTGGAGCGGAGGAAGCTGGCCAAGGACGTGATCACGGTGAAGGAGGAGAAGGCCAACTTCTTCACCTCGGCCTTCTCGGAGGAGAAGTCGGCGATCGAGGCGCTGCTGGCGAGCTGCGAGGGCGCCGACAGGACGGCGCTCACCGCCAGCTTCGAGGAGATCAGCCAGAAGATGCAGCGGCTGCAGAAGTTCATCAACGACAGCATGATGTTCCTGTCGGCCTACGAGCTGCGCCAGGCGCAGGCCGCCGTGCAGAAGCTGCAGGGGGCGGTGGTGGAGAAGCGCGACGAGTGCCTGCCCAAGAAGAAGTTCGCCTTCAAGTCGCGCAGAAAGGAAAACGCCGGCCCCAAGGAGCCcaaaccctctcctccctccgacACGAAAGCCGTCCAGCCCAGGGTGATCGAGCAAAACCTCTGCGGCTTCTCTGACGCCGACTCGCAAGTGTTGGTGAGCTCGGCGGACGAGATCAACGGCAAGGACGTCCTGTTAACCAGGTTGTCCAACTGCTTTGTGAAGCTCCTGGGCTCGCCCA carries:
- the tbcc gene encoding tubulin-specific chaperone C, which produces MALVGEKEEREQLTEEIPELDRRKEKMVEILQRRDQERQQGVERRKLAKDVITVKEEKANFFTSAFSEEKSAIEALLASCEGADRTALTASFEEISQKMQRLQKFINDSMMFLSAYELRQAQAAVQKLQGAVVEKRDECLPKKKFAFKSRRKENAGPKEPKPSPPSDTKAVQPRVIEQNLCGFSDADSQVLVSSADEINGKDVLLTRLSNCFVKLLGSPNTLHVKNITNSKVLCGPVSTSVFVDQSAGCTFAFACQQLRTHNTKDANVYLHVTSRAIVEDCNGVSFAPFNWTYEGIERDFEQAGLDRAKNNWNIIDDFNWLAPDHSPNWSILPEESRITDWDELSAP